One Rosa chinensis cultivar Old Blush chromosome 5, RchiOBHm-V2, whole genome shotgun sequence genomic region harbors:
- the LOC112167548 gene encoding probable LRR receptor-like serine/threonine-protein kinase At3g47570 isoform X4 → MSYLTTLTLDGNNLSGSLIDNIHLPSIEVLSLSGNNFDSLIPSTSWECKQLLYLSLKSNHFSGSISKNIGNLTNIKIILLGYNNLTGTIPPEISHLPNLNELGLGVNNLNGIIPLSIFNMSTLRIMRLVSNQLSGRLPTNIGLGLPNVQSLFLGDNKLSGVVPKSISNISEIITLDLIDNSFSGFIPSQLCALTKLQLLKLGWNNLTIDSSTQQDNLLSCLANLRYLTELTLSDNPLNANLPISFRNLSISLQIIRLGQCNMRGNIPNDIGNLSSLIRLELENNQLSGPIPTSVGGLQNLQGMYLSYNKFQGHILDELCQLENLNALLLGGNQLIGSIPSCLGNLTKALRFLSLSFNLLNSTIPSTLWALTDILNLNLSSNSLTGRLSDRIDNLKVVEVIDLSNNQLSDSIPSTIGGLQALMWLFLKNNGFEGPIPSSFGELLSLEICDLSKNNMSGIIPKSLEALSYLRYLNLSFNRLQGEIPTGGTFLNLSDQSFLSNEGLCGAPRFHVPSCKRKGERSILLGLKYIIPGIISALLLVSLVLILILRRKRKAEVARETTLSPQLQEDTLFPQLQESTLLPQRKWRRVSYQELLSATNRFDECNLLGTGAFGTVYRGTLSDGINVAIKVFKLELERAFRSFELECEVLSNICHRNLIKVISCCSQIDFKAIILDYMPNGSLEKWLYSPNFSFNVLQRLNIMIDVASAFQYLHHGYDTPIVHCDLKPSNILLDDDMVAYVSDFGIAKVLGGEDSMTQTLTLATVGYIAPEYGLEGIVTRRGDVYSFGILLLETFTKRKPTDEMFDGEMSLKQWVENALLADAIVEVVDVTLLGIEEDHAFVSKRECISAIMRLALACCAESPEERINMQEALAALDKIRNKFLMDAAGGVVKKQHFVRQPID, encoded by the exons ATGTCTTATTTGACTACTTTGACTCTAGATGGCAACAACTTGAGTGGTAGTCTTATTGACAATATACATCTTCCGAGCATTGAAGTGTTGTCGTTGTCGGGCAACAATTTTGACAGCCTAATTCCATCCACATCATGGGAGTGCAAACAGCTTCTCTATTTATCATTGAAGAGCAACCATTTCAGTGGAAGCATATCCAAGAATATCGGCAACTTAACCAATATAAAGATTATTTTGCTCGGCTACAACAATCTGACAG GTACTATACCACCAGAGATAAGTCATCTTCCAAATTTAAATGAATTGGGCCTCGGTGTTAATAATCTCAATGGCATCATCCCACTCTCAATCTTCAATATGTCCACATTGAGAATAATGAGGCTTGTCAGTAATCAGCTCTCAGGCAGGCTTCCAACAAACATAGGCCTTGGGCTTCCAAACGTACAAAGTCTCTTTCTAGGAGATAATAAACTGAGTGGAGTGGTCCCCAAATCCATCTCCAATATTTCAGAGATCATAACATTAGACCTGATCGATAACTCCTTTTCTGGCTTTATTCCTAGCCAGCTTTGTGCCTTAACAAAGCTTCAGCTACTTAAATTAGGCTGGAATAATTTGACAATTGATTCTTCTACTCAACAAGATAATCTGCTCTCTTGTTTGGCCAATCTTAGATATTTGACGGAATTAACCTTATCAGACAATCCATTAAATGCCAACCTTCCCATTTCCTTTAGGAATCTGTCTATATCCCTTCAAATTATTAGATTAGGTCAATGCAACATGAGAGGTAACATTCCCAATGATATTGGCAACTTGAGCAGCTTGATCCGCCTAGAATTGGAAAACAATCAATTGAGTGGACCAATTCCAACCTCAGTGGGAGGACTACAGAATCTCCAAGGTATGTACTTGAGTTATAACAAATTCCAAGGACACATCCTGGATGAACTTTGTCAGCTGGAAAACCTAAATGCATTACTTTTGGGTGGTAATCAACTTATTGGTTCCATACCTTCATGCTTGGGCAATTTAACCAAAGCTCTAAGATTTCTATCTCTAAGTTTCAATCTGTTGAATTCCACAATACCATCTACCTTGTGGGCACTCACTGATATCTTGAATTTAAACTTGTCATCCAATTCCCTAACTGGACGTCTCTCAGATCGTATTGATAATTTGAAGGTTGTGGAGGTCATAGACTTATCAAACAACCAATTATCCGATAGTATACCAAGCACCATTGGGGGTCTCCAAGCATTGATGTGGCTCTTCTTGAAAAATAATGGTTTTGAAGGTCCTATTCCTAGTTCATTTGGCGAGTTGCTAAGCCTGGAAATCTGTGATCTATCGAAGAACAATATGTCAGGAATAATTCCAAAGTCTCTTGAAGCCCTCTCATATCTCCGGTATCTAAATCTTTCTTTCAACAGACTCCAAGGGGAAATTCCAACAGGTGGAACTTTCTTGAACCTCTCTGACCAATCATTTTTATCAAATGAAGGACTATGTGGTGCACCACGATTTCATGTTCCATCATGCAAAAGGAAAGGTGAAAGATCTATCCTCCTGGGGTTGAAATATATTATTCCAGGGATCATATCAGCACTACTCCTAGTGTCCCTtgtattgattttgatcttaCGCAGAAAAAGAAAGGCAGAAGTTGCAAGGGAGACTACATTATCACCTCAACTTCAAGAGGATACCTTGTTTCCTCAACTTCAAGAGTCTACCTTGTTACCTCAACGGAAGTGGAGGAGAGTATCATACCAAGAACTTCTAAGTGCGACCAATCGATTCGATGAATGCAACTTACTGGGCACTGGGGCTTTTGGCACGGTGTATAGAGGAACACTTTCAGATGGGATAAATGTTGCCATCAAGGTTTTTAAGCTCGAGTTGGAGAGGGCATTTAGAAGTTTTGAGCTTGAATGTGAAGTCCTAAGCAACATTTGTCACCGAAATCTTATCAAAGTCATCAGTTGCTGCAGTCAAATTGATTTCAAAGCCATTATATTGGATTACATGCCTAATGGGAGCCTTGAGAAGTGGTTGTACTCTCCCAACTTTTCTTTTAACGTCCTGCAGAGGTTGAACATAATGATTGATGTTGCATCGGCATTTCAGTACCTTCATCACGGTTATGATACACCTATTGTCCATTGCGATTTGAAGCCAAGCAACATCCTACTAGATGATGATATGGTTGCATATGTTTCTGATTTTGGCATTGCAAAAGTCCTAGGTGGAGAAGATTCCATGACTCAAACCCTGACCTTAGCCACAGTTGGGTATATAGCGCCAG AGTACGGATTGGAAGGAATAGTCACCAGAAGAGGGGATGTGTACAGTTTTGGTATTCTTCTTTTGGAAACATTCACAAAGAGAAAGCCAACAGATGAGATGTTTGATGGGGAGATGAGTCTAAAGCAATGGGTTGAAAATGCACTATTAGCAGATGCAATAGTTGAAGTTGTTGATGTCACTTTACTTGGGATTGAGGAAGATCATGCTTTTGTGAGCAAGAGGGAGTGTATATCAGCCATTATGAGATTAGCTCTTGCTTGTTGTGCAGAATCACCGGAAGAGAGGATAAATATGCAAGAGGCTCTAGCCGCTCTTGACAAAATCAGGAACAAGTTTTTGATGGATGCCGCAGGAGGTGTGGTGAAGAAGCAACATTTTGTTCGGCAGCCTATTGATTGA